A single genomic interval of Streptomyces sp. NBC_00663 harbors:
- a CDS encoding serine hydrolase domain-containing protein, with protein MAAVDLQELMNEQAGLSAVPAVVAGASRAGIRTTATRGTAGDVAPESCFRIASLTKVFTSAALVRTLRDKGVPLDTPAVDLLPALAPDWRADTRLTVAQLLGQVSGLRESVDAATVKALGEGDDAHLEAARLVVRVGNERAPGTRWSYYNGNYFLAGAILATLSGTTYENALRESTLTPWHLSQTGFTTPPTTAVPGWDGTAELPPLPYPRTRRPSGGLWSSVPELLAVGEALLTTDRPLLEEIRRPRTRPDDPMTYGLGWALGPSGQLYLNGRLPGYRAAMVLIPDHDYVSVTLVDEQNTLPAAASLLSAMQQPLTGDDIAGLIDDFAA; from the coding sequence ATGGCCGCTGTGGATCTTCAGGAGCTGATGAACGAGCAGGCCGGTCTGAGTGCTGTCCCGGCGGTGGTGGCGGGGGCGTCGCGGGCGGGGATACGTACGACGGCGACGCGCGGGACAGCCGGGGACGTGGCGCCGGAGTCGTGCTTCCGTATCGCGTCGCTGACGAAGGTCTTCACCTCCGCGGCCCTGGTCCGCACGCTGCGGGACAAGGGCGTACCGCTGGACACCCCCGCCGTCGACCTGCTGCCCGCCCTCGCGCCGGACTGGCGGGCGGACACGCGCCTCACCGTCGCCCAACTGCTGGGCCAGGTGTCCGGCCTGCGCGAGTCGGTGGACGCGGCGACGGTGAAGGCGCTGGGCGAGGGGGACGACGCGCACCTGGAGGCGGCGCGGCTGGTCGTCCGCGTCGGGAACGAGCGGGCGCCCGGGACGCGTTGGTCGTACTACAACGGCAACTACTTCCTGGCAGGCGCGATCCTCGCGACCCTGAGCGGTACGACGTACGAGAACGCGCTGCGGGAGTCCACCCTCACCCCCTGGCACCTGAGCCAGACGGGCTTCACCACCCCTCCGACGACCGCCGTCCCCGGCTGGGACGGTACGGCCGAACTCCCGCCACTTCCCTACCCCCGCACCCGGCGCCCCAGCGGCGGCCTGTGGTCGTCGGTGCCGGAGCTGCTGGCGGTGGGCGAGGCCCTGCTGACCACGGACCGCCCCCTCCTGGAGGAGATCCGCCGCCCGCGCACCCGCCCCGACGACCCGATGACATACGGCCTCGGATGGGCACTGGGCCCCTCGGGCCAGCTGTACCTCAACGGACGCCTGCCCGGCTATCGGGCCGCGATGGTCCTGATCCCGGACCACGACTACGTGAGCGTGACCCTCGTCGACGAGCAGAACACCCTGCCCGCTGCGGCGAGCCTGCTGAGCGCCATGCAGCAGCCCCTCACAGGGGACGACATCGCGGGGTTGATCGACGACTTCGCGGCCTGA